Below is a genomic region from Botrytis cinerea B05.10 chromosome 2, complete sequence.
caatctcttcatctgctGCTACATCGCGAACTCGTCGCTGTCGAAGTAAATCACGATCCTCGTTCGGATTCATGTAGCCGCCGATCTCATAGACGAGCAGTATGAGAACTATTGGTCCCCAACCTAAAGGATACATGACTTCTAATTTCGCTTGAATGTTGAGAGGAGATATCGgaaaatggaatgaaattgCTGCGATATATCCGATCATGATTAGAGAAAGCAaaagagtgaagaagaatttgGCTGGAGTGTGTTTGAAGACTGCAATGAAGCGGTTCACAAACGCCTGTTCGTGGGATATATAGTGATATATCGAGTGTTGCAAGGAGTAGATTATTGTTAACCATCCTccaaaaagaaggaaagctGTGAGTTTGAACCGAATATCTGTTGCGGCCGGTGCAGCAATATCATTGCTCTGGTTCAAATCTCGTTGCTTTTCGAATGAGCCCCATGATCTCGGTATGACCAATAAGAAGTTTagccagaagaagaaatagaagacCAAAGGTATCACTAGTTCAATCTTCGTTCTTCTATCGTCCTCCCTCAATGCGCGTCGGTTTTCAGGGATGTCAAGCATCTGTCTCTCTTGCCAGCTGCCCCAATGTCTTACACTCTCCCACACGGCTGCCATCGTTGCAGGTATCATCAAGAACCAGAAAAAATTCGTTAAAGCAAAAGGCAATTCCGGTAAAAAGTATCTGTCAACATCGACAGTACTTATGCCGCTAATACCTCCGCAAGTTCCGATTACAAGCATCCAATACCATTGCCATCTTCTACTCACTGCGCGGAATCGTTTTCGAGGAGATAAACTTGTTCGGCCGTGTTTTCGTAGGTTAACTAATGTGAACATAATACTGATCAGAAACAAGATTCCCATTGCGAGGCCAATCTTAGACCGCGCTCCCATCGGCTCAATTGATGAATAACATGATGTGCTGTTAAGAAATGTGCCATTTTGGAGTAAATGAGGGGTATATGGGTCGAAGAGGATGAAGCAGAGGGATCCATTGGAAAAAGTGGCATTGGAATAGAAGGTATAATTCCAATGTTTCAATGTTGTGAGGTTGAAATGCACTCCTTCGATGAAGGTGTCGCTGGCATTGTCACCAGGTGGAAATGGTATGAGATCTCGACTTATCAAGGAAGCCATCACGGACACTCAGACTTTGGCAGATTGCTTCGAACAAGTGTTCACAGGCCCAGCAGTTCCTCTGGATGATGGAAGGGGAGAATCATTAAAAGCACATGGTATTAATAGACAATTCTTTGAGTTTGTAACttgtattgattgtatttAAGACAACAGTATGGAATGTCGATAAGTTGTCAAGCTGACAATGCTGGTGGAAGCGCCGAACATTCCGTTAATGAGGTTCCCAATAGCAGTTGCAGTTGCAGTTTCGCAGTATAAAATGGATGCAAACCTTGGATGATGTTTGAAGGACCTTGCCGGCGCAGTAAGGAGCTGCAATATAACAAATTTCGAATGACTGTGTTTCCCTGAGTGAGGTGAAGAGGGGAGTGAAGGGAGGAAGTTGATAAGAAGCTCAAACTTTACTCTCAGTTCTTCTTGTGATCCGTGCATTCAAAATTCTCCACAGCGGCACTTCAAAGCTCCACGACAGCTATTCGTGCGACTGTAGGTAAATCATAGGTGTTCAGGGTCCTTGGAGATATTAGAGCGTCCAATGCACCAGCAGATGTGCAAAGGAAATAGAACCCAATTGAACAGTCAAGATGACATCcgcagatgaagaaaactCTTATATCGATTACGAAACTTTCCTCTCACCCACATTCTCTCCCTCATCATTCGCAAACTCTCTAGTTCTGGGGACAAATAACCCTACCGATACACCCCTCGACCTCTCCACACCTCTCTCCCGTGTGCTATTCGATGCGCAAGAAATAAATACCCATATCGATACCCTCACAACGAAAAGCGCCCTTCCCCTCCTATCGCATACCCAAGATCAGACCGCGTCGAGTCAGAGGATTGTACAAGAGATAGATTCGCAGGTCGCAAGTCTCAATGATGGGTACAAACGACTCGAGAAGGAAGTTTTGGTACGATATGAAACCGCAGAGGAAGTCCAAACTGTCGCAAGTAGATTATGGGAAACCGTAAGGCTAGGCAGAGTAGTAGCACGATGTTTGCAATTGGGAAGACAACTCGAGATTCAGTTGTCTGAGATCGGAAATACGGGTGCGCCTGTTAAGGTTCCGGGTGCAAAGGAGGATCATAAAGCTTTAGTACGATGTTCGAATACACTACTGAATATACGAGAACTTTTCCAGAAAAGTGGCCCTGGGGAAGAAGGTTATGGTTTAGAGAGGATAGAGGTTGTGCGGACGCTTCAAACATCGATTATCAACCCCGCAGAACGAGTCGTGCTTTCCAGATCGCAGCAACTTATTCGCGAGTTTTCGATGAGCAATCTATCGTCCATCAGCAATACATCAACATATGCGCAGACCAGGGATACGAAAGAGCGCACCGATTCGGCTCTGAAAACTTTATACCTTCTATCCTCAACATCAGGGCTTAACAGCAAAAACGCAAAGAAATTAAAATGGGAACCAGACATCCTCGTTCAATCGCTTCAGGATTATCTCCGGACTGCTCTGACTAGCTCATTGGCATCTCTTTCTCGTGCTCTTGCTACACTTCCTACACTCGATCGAACTCTCCTCGAAGTATCCGCTCGATGCCAAAATGTTTTGGCGCTGGAATCACTACTTGCATCTATGCAGCCTCCGGCGCACCCAAATTTACCCTCAGATGATATGGCGCCAGCCAATTTTCTTCAGCCTTTGCTCACATCCCTAGAGACTGGTTCATTACCAAGTTATTTCTGGCGGACTTTAGCTGGCGGGTTGACCACAAAAGTACAagaaattatcaataaagGTGGTGTTAGCGCTAGAACATTGAGAAGTAATCGTAACAGTGTCAGAGATGCCATTCGAGAATGCGTCGTAAAAGGGAGCAGAGCACCAGCTGGAATCACTGCTTTGAAAGGCGAGAAAAAGGCAGATGCTAGCTGGGAGCGAGAAGTAGCGGTAATGGTTGGAAGTGTTATGGGTCCATTAGGCCGCTGAGGCATATCATGTGTTCCACGGAATGATGATTAGTGCAGGTCAAGAGCCAAGACGAATTTCTAGGTCTCGAAATATCTGAGAAATACCCAATATGCATGTGGCCCTGAGAGTCTATGAAATCCCGCGAGACTACTCGCCGTGCCTAGATCTTAGGAGCACATTTGCCGTCGAGAATTGCCTGTTTGTGCCAGCTGATTGTATGATGCGCAAGAAGGGGAAGAGTATACAGACTAATGATATATACCATCATATGATTGAATGAGAACCACGCAATGAGAACCCGCTGAAAGGCACTCACCCCTTCTATTatgatataattataatcgCATCTTTGTGTTTCCTTGAGTCGTCCATATCCGTTTCTCTTTGTACGAAGTCAAAGAAATTCCAGTGAATGTTCCACACTGTCCAATTCCATGTGCCTTCTGCTAAGTGTGCAGAGTAATTGGTTGAGTTGATGACGTGGAGATATAAACCTCTAAGCTCTTGATATTCAGTTGATGTCTGTATATTCTGACCTTTTGAtgcattattaaattttgttATCTGATCTCATTCTCTGAGTTCATGGCCGTTTTGGTTAGCATGATAGTCTTATTGATCATTGCTCAGAATTTACAACATACGTAGTGAACGTGAGATTTTTGTCATCACTATCAGAAACTGGGTGTAAATAGAGCGTTAAAAAAATGAACAGATTGAGGGGCTCAAGCGAGCAATTAAGAATGCTTCAAGTAACGAAGCATAAGCCCTGTATTCTTTTGGTTGCAACACATTCATGATCATGCACGGAGAACCTTGAATCAGGTCAGTTACCAGACTATGTACGAACTATGAGGACCGTTAGGCAGTCATAGCCAAGATCAATACGGGGTGGTCGTACTCGAATATATAGCTCAGCAAGCGAATATTGTACGGgtatttcgaaaatatctTAGTGAATAACTTCTTACTAGGTTCATATCGGAGGGATATACATTGTTACAAAGtttttaaatctttcattttAGCCCAAGAGATTTTTAGTTGAGTATACAGGCTGGTTCCTTggtggggggaagggggggttGCTTTCGGTGTAATGTCAAATCATCAGTATCTAGGAGCTCTGAACGGTAATTGCACCCCTTCCATATCTTATTAGTCCTCAATGAGAACATCAGCTTTCTTTATGGGTGAAAGAGTATCTTCTAGTGTAAGAAGCTTTGTTGTTTTTCaacattattataattttgctAAGTGAATTGACAAGCTGCGAAGAACGAGTTGGGACATACAGATATTAGAGTATTAccttttttttgtttgtttttgaaagaCCACTGGGCCCTGGGGAGGTATAATTCACTTGAACAACAAAAAGTAGTAGTAGCTGTTGTAAATTGGCCGGTAGTTAAGTCTCAATTATCACAATGAGCTGGGCTGTTGGAAATTGGTATATTTATTGCTGCATGAAAGTTTTGGTCGTATAATAAGTTCTCGACTAGAGATCATTACTAATGAATGACGTTATGCACTTCATGCGTCGAGGCCCGGCCAAAAATATCACCGCATTTCACATCTTGATGTTTCAAGAGTTTCTGCCCAATCGAAAGACTTCTTGTTTATGCATATCGCTACTTGAAGGTAGAATCACGGGGTATCATCAGTATTTGATTGGATCGTAAGCGAGCTGTGGGACGCAACCAAACAAGGTATTCTTCGTTGCTTGGAACGTTTAGGATGCTGCCTCTTAACGTCATTTCCTTGAAGACCTATGCAATCTCAGAACACCCCTACTCGTATTTTGGCATTCCTCTCAATTTTACTGCCAAAAATCTGAGCATAGTATCCCAGTCAATATGAACGACTCAACTTCCGATGATACCCAAGTGACTCCCATTCAGCATATGCGAAGCTGGCTCTCTGCTTGTGATGAACAGCACACATGCAAAGCTCTTACGCTAGACCGGCCTTCTTGGCTTGTAGATACAGTGGAATACTGTATCGTGCCGGGAAATAATCCAGACAACTATACCGCTCTCAGCTACACCTGGCAAGACAGTTCATCATCGGAAGACACGGAGCCCTTTCGATTACTCGAAGATAATCTACAGATCTTGACCCAGCATGGTGCTTTACGCAACACTAGTGAACCACCATTGCCAAAAGTTATTCTCGACGCCATGGAATTGACAAGTCATCTTGGCCAGGGATATCTTTGGGTAGATCGACTCTGCATCATTCAGGATCAAGAGGTGGCAACGATATCTGAAGTTATGCGTATGGATCAGATATATGCAGGGGCCTTCGTGACTATAGTTGCCGCGGCGAAGTGTGGGCTTTTTGACACACTCAAAGCTACCCCGAGCGATCcaaaatttaaaaatcaagGGAGATTCACCGAACAGTCATGGCAAATTCGTGCTCATTATTCATCAGTCGCCGATTCAAAATGGGCAGAGAGAGCTTGGACATATCAGGAAGCCATTCTCAGCAATCGTGTTATCTTTTTCTGCAATAAAACAGCTTTCTGGCAGTGCGAGTGTGCAACCTGGGATATGGAGTTTCTTTCCCCCGGGAAGGTTCTTGACGAGACTGTATCAGCCATGTCAGAATTTTCACTCATGAGAAATTTCTCGGTGCCATCATATCCTGATCTTGGCCTCTACATGGATCTCATTTGTCCGTATAATGGACGCAAGCTCACGGATGACAAAGATGGTCTCTCTGCATGTCTGGGTATCCTAAATCGTCTAGCTCCAAGCTTTCCAGGTGGATTTATACAAGGTCTGCCGACCCTTTTCCTCGACTACGCGCTTCTATGGCAGCCATTGAAAGAATGCTATAGAAGAATTAGTACGTCTGAAAACGCTCGACATCTTCCATCCTGGGCATGGTGTGGATGGGAGTGTTTTGTGGACCCTTGGAGTTTCCAATCTAGCTTTTGTcttgataataatgatagtTTACGGAGAGATAAAGCAGGTTCTTGGAAACTAAAAAATCTTGTCACTTGGGAAGCCAGCTCCTCTGTACGCGGATCTGATTCACTCGAAGAGACTTCTGATCAACTTTTAACGAAAATTCCTCAACTATCGACCCCGGACGTGCAGAGAAAAGAAACGGATATTACAAATCCCTGCCAGAAACTTAACCCCCATAGTAGTACGGACAACGATATAGAATCAGTATTCTTGTCTTGCTTGACAGAACGTGCATTTTTTCTTCCCTCGGCAACTTTAAGAATTGAGGACAATCTGCCGCCTTTCAAACGCGGCATCATGCACATGTTCGCAGAAcccattttgaatgaaaagCCCCTATCAAGTTTACCAAGCGTAGTCGTTttgcaaaatcaaaaaggtgTGTTCTGTGGCTTACTACGCATCACAGGAGATGCAGAGTGTGAGCGAGGCATGCCCATGGAATTGATTACTATCTCAGAGGGTAGCGCGAGTCTCAAAGACATAGGGATGTGCTTTGAGGAGaaagtttttcaaaatagtCAATACTGTCACCCTGGCCCATTTAAAGCCGAATATGATTCTGAGGGATGGTGGACTGGTGTATCGGATGGCTCGTCTACCTCGCGTGAAGACACGTACGAAGTTTTTGCTGAAGGGGAGTTTGAAGAGGATCTCATCCTCCCTGATAAGTGCATATGTAAGAATTGTTTGTCCAAGGAGGATCTAGAAAATAACGCAATTCGCGAGTTTTACAATGTTCTCTGGGTGCAGAGAGAACACGGAATTGCGCATAGAGTAGGATGTGGACGAATTCTTAAAGACCGTTGGAGGCAAAACGATCcggagaagatgagaattaCTCTCAATTGATTATTGCGAGCTGCTGTCTGATCTTCCGATGCTGAGTACGTCGCATTTTTACGCAATTTAACGACAAGAATGCTACTAGATGAGCGAAGGTAGAGTTGAATCTAGATGGATAAAAGAACATGCGCCttatatagaaaaaaaatacaacTACCGCTATTGAGCTAAAGCGGATGGCGCTTTGTTCCTTGATAGTCGGTTTCCATCTCTCTAAAACAAGAGATATATAGATTTACACTTCCCATACACTTCCCATACACCTCAATCCCGGTTATCTCTAtcagaaatcaaagaaaaaaaaataacagCAGTCTCTCATTCCCGCCCAGAATTCGCACATGTGTTGCCACATCCC
It encodes:
- the Bccog5 gene encoding Bccog5; this encodes MTSADEENSYIDYETFLSPTFSPSSFANSLVLGTNNPTDTPLDLSTPLSRVLFDAQEINTHIDTLTTKSALPLLSHTQDQTASSQRIVQEIDSQVASLNDGYKRLEKEVLVRYETAEEVQTVASRLWETVRLGRVVARCLQLGRQLEIQLSEIGNTGAPVKVPGAKEDHKALVRCSNTLLNIRELFQKSGPGEEGYGLERIEVVRTLQTSIINPAERVVLSRSQQLIREFSMSNLSSISNTSTYAQTRDTKERTDSALKTLYLLSSTSGLNSKNAKKLKWEPDILVQSLQDYLRTALTSSLASLSRALATLPTLDRTLLEVSARCQNVLALESLLASMQPPAHPNLPSDDMAPANFLQPLLTSLETGSLPSYFWRTLAGGLTTKVQEIINKGGVSARTLRSNRNSVRDAIRECVVKGSRAPAGITALKGEKKADASWEREVAVMVGSVMGPLGR